The proteins below are encoded in one region of Acidimicrobiia bacterium:
- a CDS encoding methyltransferase domain-containing protein, with protein sequence MLQHFGLTPATDLLDIGCGLGRLAFECASYLDDDATYTGFDIAPVAIEWLKENYAPRACLGSGSTFSKCTTSGIGPTRHWDLRRSGSRTMTTASTWSARSRCSCTSHPMACATTSARSPASVDPEPPPSSPSWPSTPASTRCGTRGEPSSASRRASTHGSRNARPLRWATT encoded by the coding sequence ATGCTCCAGCACTTCGGCCTGACCCCCGCCACCGACCTGCTGGACATCGGGTGCGGTCTCGGTCGACTCGCCTTCGAGTGCGCGTCCTACCTGGACGACGACGCCACCTACACAGGGTTCGACATCGCGCCGGTGGCGATCGAGTGGCTCAAGGAGAACTACGCCCCCCGCGCCTGCCTGGGTTCCGGTTCGACCTTCTCGAAGTGCACAACGAGCGGTATCGGCCCGACAAGGCACTGGGACCTGAGGAGGTCCGGTTCCCGTACGATGACGACAGCTTCGACATGGTCTGCGCGTTCGAGGTGTTCATGCACATCTCACCCGATGGCGTGCGCAACTACCTCCGCGAGGTCGCCCGCCTCCGTAGACCCGGAGCCACCGCCATCCTCACCTTCATGGCCATCTACCCCGGCGAGCACGAGGTGCGGAACGCGGGGCGAGCCTTCATCCGCGTCTCGGAGGGCGTCTACTCACGGTTCCCGGAACGCACGTCCACTTCGATGGGCTACGACTTAG
- a CDS encoding DUF4202 domain-containing protein, producing MPPPRWKMASWCCVQIFARPCRAEIMAGRFDEAVAAIDAANADDPHQIVVRGETRPKELAHAVLMTEWVHRLDPGASEAQLLAARAHHLRRWSSPRSSQPEGRAGYLRWRSALRKQHAEEVAGLLVAAGYDEPTVSRVQCIIRKEGLGSDPQVQVHEDALCLVFLETQLAATTDSLGDDKMVAVIGKTAAKMSPAGLACVADLPMRSHDRSLIARALA from the coding sequence ATGCCACCGCCACGTTGGAAGATGGCGTCTTGGTGCTGCGTACAGATCTTCGCCCGACCGTGCCGGGCTGAGATCATGGCGGGACGTTTCGACGAAGCCGTGGCGGCGATAGACGCGGCCAACGCTGACGATCCACACCAGATCGTGGTGCGGGGTGAAACTCGTCCCAAGGAATTGGCTCACGCCGTGTTGATGACCGAGTGGGTTCACCGCCTCGACCCGGGGGCCAGCGAGGCACAATTGTTGGCCGCTCGGGCACACCATCTGCGGCGCTGGTCATCCCCGCGGTCTTCGCAACCGGAGGGACGGGCTGGCTATCTGCGGTGGCGCAGCGCGTTGCGTAAACAGCATGCCGAGGAGGTGGCCGGGCTCTTGGTGGCGGCGGGCTACGACGAGCCCACCGTTAGCCGAGTGCAGTGCATCATCCGCAAGGAGGGTCTGGGCTCAGACCCGCAAGTGCAGGTGCACGAAGACGCCCTTTGTCTCGTGTTCTTGGAGACGCAGCTGGCCGCCACCACCGATTCCCTCGGCGACGACAAGATGGTGGCCGTCATCGGGAAGACAGCGGCCAAGATGAGCCCGGCCGGGTTGGCCTGCGTGGCTGACCTGCCCATGAGAAGCCACGATCGATCGCTGATCGCCCGGGCGCTGGCCTGA
- a CDS encoding acyl-CoA dehydrogenase, translating to MSAGARPLLEQVKEFITNEVDPITAEFFRLGEGRAERWSFAPGQLELLDGVKAKAKAIGLWNFFLPDAETGQGLSNLDYAYIAVELGKNPLASECLNCAAPDTGNMEVLERVGTPEQKQRWLQPLLNGEIRSCYAMTEPDMASSDARNIATAAVLDGDEWVINGEKFYISGAGDPRCKIMICMVRTNPEAASHQQQSQILVPMDTPGVEVLGPMHVFGHDDAPHGHMHIRLHDVHVPKENVLLGEGRGFEISQLRLGPGRIHHCMRSIGAAERALQLMVERGLSREAFGKPLISLGKNTETVARARIEIEAMRLMVLKAAKAMDLMGNAEARVWVSAVKAMVPERVCQIIDQAIQLHGATGVSQWTPLADMYTGQRTLRLADGPDEVHHMVVGRAEIARYQTPIR from the coding sequence ATGTCGGCGGGGGCCCGTCCCCTCCTGGAGCAGGTGAAGGAGTTCATCACCAACGAGGTCGACCCCATCACGGCCGAGTTTTTTCGGTTGGGCGAGGGTCGGGCCGAGCGCTGGAGCTTTGCCCCTGGCCAACTCGAACTTCTCGATGGTGTGAAGGCCAAGGCGAAGGCGATCGGGCTCTGGAACTTTTTCCTCCCCGATGCCGAGACGGGTCAGGGGCTCAGCAACCTCGACTACGCCTACATCGCGGTGGAACTCGGGAAGAACCCGCTGGCCTCGGAGTGCCTCAACTGCGCCGCCCCCGATACCGGAAACATGGAGGTGCTCGAACGGGTGGGCACGCCCGAGCAGAAGCAACGGTGGCTTCAGCCGCTACTCAACGGCGAAATCCGTTCGTGCTACGCCATGACCGAACCGGACATGGCCAGTTCCGATGCCCGCAACATCGCCACCGCCGCCGTGCTCGATGGCGATGAGTGGGTGATCAACGGGGAGAAGTTCTACATCTCCGGTGCCGGTGATCCCCGCTGCAAGATAATGATCTGCATGGTGCGCACGAACCCCGAGGCCGCCAGTCACCAGCAGCAGTCGCAGATCCTGGTGCCGATGGACACCCCCGGGGTGGAGGTACTCGGGCCGATGCACGTATTCGGGCACGACGACGCGCCCCACGGTCACATGCACATCCGCCTCCACGATGTGCATGTGCCCAAGGAGAACGTTCTCCTCGGCGAGGGGCGCGGCTTCGAGATCTCGCAGTTGCGCCTCGGCCCCGGTCGGATCCACCACTGCATGCGCTCCATCGGAGCCGCCGAGCGAGCCCTGCAACTCATGGTGGAGCGGGGCTTGAGCCGGGAGGCTTTCGGCAAGCCGCTCATCTCGCTGGGTAAGAACACCGAGACGGTGGCGCGAGCCCGCATCGAGATCGAAGCCATGCGTCTGATGGTGCTCAAAGCGGCGAAGGCCATGGACCTGATGGGCAACGCCGAGGCCCGCGTGTGGGTGAGCGCGGTGAAGGCGATGGTGCCCGAGCGGGTGTGTCAGATCATCGATCAGGCCATCCAGTTACACGGTGCCACTGGCGTATCGCAATGGACGCCACTGGCCGATATGTACACCGGTCAGCGCACCCTGCGGCTGGCCGACGGACCCGATGAGGTGCATCACATGGTGGTGGGGCGAGCTGAGATTGCTCGCTACCAGACGCCTATTCGATGA
- a CDS encoding formamidopyrimidine-DNA glycosylase, translating to MPEMIEVEYYRRVAERLVGLALTGVVAPDAWYLKGNTTARALQVALRGTTLTSTDRIGKLLLLETDGPTVGLRFGMTGRLLVDGEGPIEKLEYASARRDPVWVRFGLRFDGGHTMQIEDPRRLGGVELAPDVGHLGVDALVIGAAALRRGLAASRAPLKAWLLDQHHVAGIGNLLADEMLWQAGLDPARVASAIDDREAKRLHVHLRRTITQLMARGGSHTGDLQVARRRGATCPRDGAPLQRRTIGGRTTYSCPAHQC from the coding sequence ATGCCCGAGATGATCGAAGTGGAGTACTACCGGCGAGTGGCCGAGCGTCTGGTGGGCCTCGCCCTCACCGGGGTGGTGGCACCGGATGCGTGGTACCTGAAGGGGAACACCACGGCTCGCGCGCTCCAGGTGGCCCTGCGGGGTACGACTCTCACGAGCACGGATCGCATCGGCAAACTCCTCCTGCTGGAGACCGATGGGCCCACCGTGGGTCTGCGCTTTGGGATGACCGGGCGTCTGTTGGTCGACGGCGAGGGACCCATCGAGAAGCTCGAGTACGCCAGTGCTCGCCGCGATCCCGTCTGGGTGCGCTTTGGGCTGCGCTTCGATGGCGGTCACACGATGCAGATCGAGGATCCGCGCCGTCTGGGCGGTGTTGAACTGGCCCCCGATGTTGGTCATTTGGGCGTGGATGCCCTCGTGATTGGTGCAGCGGCTTTGCGGCGGGGCCTGGCCGCGAGTCGGGCCCCGCTCAAGGCATGGCTGCTCGATCAGCATCATGTGGCGGGGATTGGCAATCTCCTGGCCGATGAGATGTTGTGGCAGGCCGGTCTCGATCCCGCCCGGGTGGCGAGCGCGATCGACGACCGGGAGGCGAAGCGGCTGCATGTCCATCTGCGCCGCACGATCACGCAGCTCATGGCGCGCGGGGGTAGCCATACCGGCGACCTGCAGGTGGCCCGACGGCGAGGGGCCACCTGCCCTCGCGATGGTGCGCCTCTGCAGCGACGGACCATTGGCGGACGCACCACCTATTCGTGCCCGGCCCATCAGTGTTGA
- a CDS encoding CocE/NonD family hydrolase, translated as MKITRVVLASAVVVGSLAMGAPAVAQWSRPRLAPTYEVRESVEQISVTGLTPGTDVHLVRPLAATPADSDTTEADALGGVLFRNLAPGGDYSVEIDGVVTDGLVVASPDSIPDQSLYEGQTLEEGFQYITTRDGTELSVNVVLPGPSDDGPYPTVVEYSGYDPSNPLAGLGGLVPPGVDPTTLCGSLPVLCKAPAQPASLLAGLLGYAVVGVNVRGTGCSGGAYDFFETLQVLDGYDAIETIGAQDWVKQHHVGMVGLSYPGIAQLFVAQSQPPSLASIAPLSVYGDTATGVLRPGGILNTGFAVSWASQVLANAAPSGTDWVRQLIAEGDTVCADNQRLRLQNVDIVEKAENTRYYTDDVAGPLDVRRFADKINVPIFLASAWQDEQTGPSFADLLDRFDSAPVKRFTLYNGLHADGFAPQILSEWNAFLDLYVDNEVPSIPPIIRSLAPLFTQAIFGGGISLPPDRWGGVANATQARQKYEAEPEVRVIFESGGGAANGLPVGAFEHTVERWPDPAVAAHRWWLTPTGGLQDQAESNLLSYVSFEPDQSVGDTTYFSGGSSAIWKALPAYDWKPALARHEVAFETGELSTTMTMLGTGSVDLWVQSSAIDADLEVVVSEVRPDQQEMLVQSGRLRASYRALEADSTQLHPTHLGREADISALPAAEWTKVRVLIPAFGHVFRAGSRIRIAVNTPGGDQATWSYDILSLPAGTRHHIGTGGVAASSVALPVLSGLTVPTPLPACPSLRGQPCRPTGAIVFTTSDLPPAQPPVAPRAAAPGFTG; from the coding sequence ATGAAAATCACGCGCGTCGTCTTGGCCTCCGCCGTCGTTGTGGGGTCGCTGGCCATGGGAGCACCGGCGGTGGCCCAGTGGTCGCGTCCCCGCCTCGCCCCCACCTACGAGGTGAGGGAGAGCGTTGAGCAGATTTCGGTGACGGGGCTCACCCCGGGAACCGACGTTCACCTTGTCCGTCCACTGGCCGCCACCCCCGCCGACAGCGACACCACCGAGGCTGATGCCCTGGGGGGCGTGCTGTTCCGGAACCTCGCTCCCGGCGGCGACTACTCCGTGGAAATTGACGGTGTCGTCACCGACGGGCTCGTGGTGGCCTCCCCCGATTCGATCCCGGACCAGTCCCTCTACGAAGGCCAAACCCTCGAGGAGGGCTTCCAGTACATCACGACCCGAGACGGTACTGAACTGTCGGTCAACGTTGTTTTGCCCGGACCCAGTGACGACGGCCCCTACCCCACTGTGGTTGAGTACAGCGGCTACGACCCCTCCAATCCCTTGGCCGGTCTGGGCGGCCTGGTTCCGCCCGGGGTCGACCCCACGACACTGTGTGGATCTCTCCCGGTGCTCTGCAAGGCCCCGGCCCAACCGGCGTCACTACTCGCAGGGCTCCTCGGCTACGCGGTGGTGGGGGTGAACGTGCGAGGCACCGGATGCTCCGGAGGTGCCTATGACTTCTTCGAGACGCTGCAGGTGCTCGACGGCTACGACGCCATCGAGACCATCGGAGCCCAAGACTGGGTGAAGCAGCACCATGTGGGCATGGTGGGCCTGTCGTACCCCGGCATCGCCCAACTCTTCGTAGCCCAATCCCAGCCCCCCAGCCTCGCGTCCATCGCGCCGTTGTCGGTGTACGGCGACACCGCTACCGGGGTCCTGCGGCCCGGCGGCATCTTGAACACGGGATTCGCGGTCTCGTGGGCGAGCCAGGTGCTCGCCAACGCGGCCCCTTCGGGCACCGATTGGGTGCGGCAACTCATTGCCGAAGGCGACACGGTGTGCGCCGACAACCAGCGCCTGCGCCTCCAAAACGTAGACATCGTCGAGAAGGCGGAGAACACCCGCTATTACACCGACGACGTGGCTGGCCCTCTTGATGTGCGTCGATTCGCCGACAAGATCAACGTGCCGATATTCCTCGCCTCGGCCTGGCAGGACGAGCAGACCGGCCCCTCCTTCGCCGATCTCCTCGACCGCTTCGACTCGGCCCCGGTGAAACGGTTCACGCTCTACAACGGCCTCCACGCCGACGGCTTCGCCCCGCAGATTCTCAGTGAGTGGAACGCCTTCCTCGACCTTTACGTGGACAATGAGGTGCCCAGTATCCCGCCGATCATCCGGTCGCTAGCCCCGCTGTTTACCCAGGCGATCTTCGGCGGGGGTATCTCCTTGCCGCCGGATCGCTGGGGCGGCGTCGCCAACGCCACCCAGGCCCGGCAAAAGTACGAGGCCGAACCCGAGGTCCGCGTGATCTTCGAGAGCGGGGGCGGCGCCGCCAACGGCCTCCCGGTGGGCGCCTTCGAGCACACCGTGGAGCGATGGCCCGATCCGGCCGTGGCCGCCCATCGCTGGTGGCTTACCCCCACCGGTGGCCTCCAGGACCAGGCCGAGTCGAACCTTCTGAGTTACGTGAGCTTCGAGCCCGATCAGAGCGTAGGGGACACCACCTACTTCTCCGGCGGCAGTTCGGCCATCTGGAAGGCCCTACCTGCCTACGACTGGAAACCCGCCCTTGCCCGTCACGAGGTGGCGTTCGAAACGGGCGAGCTTTCCACCACCATGACAATGCTTGGAACCGGCAGCGTGGACCTGTGGGTGCAGTCCAGCGCGATCGATGCCGACCTTGAGGTCGTGGTATCGGAAGTGAGGCCCGACCAGCAGGAGATGCTCGTTCAGTCGGGTCGCCTCCGGGCCAGTTACCGAGCCCTTGAAGCCGACTCCACCCAGCTCCACCCCACCCACCTCGGACGCGAGGCCGATATTTCGGCGTTGCCGGCGGCCGAGTGGACAAAGGTTCGGGTGCTCATTCCGGCGTTCGGTCATGTGTTCCGAGCCGGCTCTCGTATCCGGATCGCCGTGAACACCCCTGGCGGCGACCAGGCCACCTGGTCGTATGACATCTTGTCTCTCCCGGCTGGCACTCGTCACCACATCGGAACCGGCGGGGTGGCGGCATCCTCCGTGGCGCTTCCCGTGCTCTCCGGCCTCACCGTACCCACCCCACTTCCGGCCTGTCCGTCGCTGCGGGGCCAGCCCTGTCGGCCCACGGGGGCGATTGTGTTCACGACCTCGGACCTGCCGCCCGCCCAGCCCCCGGTGGCTCCCCGAGCGGCGGCGCCCGGCTTCACCGGGTAA
- a CDS encoding ferredoxin, producing MSELKVWIDQDLCTGDGICVELQPGLFAMHDDGLAYVKEAGWSDIFNGAGGDPVYKMAEGTAAVPESHLETTIEAAEECPGECIFLEIIE from the coding sequence GTGTCTGAACTTAAGGTGTGGATCGACCAGGACCTATGCACTGGTGACGGCATTTGTGTCGAGCTTCAGCCCGGCCTCTTCGCCATGCACGACGACGGCCTCGCCTACGTCAAAGAAGCCGGCTGGTCCGACATTTTCAACGGCGCCGGCGGTGACCCCGTCTACAAAATGGCCGAAGGCACCGCCGCGGTGCCCGAGTCGCATCTGGAGACCACCATCGAAGCCGCCGAGGAATGCCCCGGGGAATGCATCTTCCTCGAAATCATCGAATAG
- a CDS encoding acyltransferase — MPVAPGSATPSEGYRAYLDGLRVVAVYLVVLFHSGSERFSAGYVGVDVFFVLSGFLVTQLLLRDLSSDGSISYRRFYARRFRRLLPAAFVVLVASAIVYSALASPIEVAASKGGFQAAFLYVTNWYFIRQAGDYFAADPATNPVLQFWSLAVEEQFYLAWPLLLGGLWLLARRFDVRRWQVLRGVVAVGALASLLWAWSLRSSDPSRAYYGTDARAYQLMAGALIALTPALVTRLAGFARPARWVGLASIVTIGIVASSWISLDAIGRGALVTLATALAIVALEVADGGVAQRVLSLAPIVYLGRISYGIYLWHWPVILVLARSFDLSVMSTIAFTTVVATALASLSFEILERPVRFSAVLDRFRTPVIVGGLALSAVSALIIIPAVLDPSRTTSVAAVAGPRIPTTSFSAVPADLDFAALKADFPPQSACYQQSPDVCTLRVGSGPHIALIGDSHAQMVIPTLTAMADRYDLTLSVSVQFVCPWQRDLYAVTLVNPNQRLKECQKAKDDLYDRVIPALDPDVIVVMNRGYEVPNQEPQYRGPDGQPLAASAPEFDDWLEQTTTDSLAELGAGGRKVVMLEPIPYGVLNPLTCLSEAVSVAECRYVVDPTPTSVERLYRRLDADDDQVWSVDLDRLVCPYLPICDPIVDELVVKADWTHLTSTFARALAPAIESYFAANGITPP; from the coding sequence ATGCCTGTGGCTCCCGGTAGCGCCACGCCGTCCGAGGGGTACCGGGCCTACCTCGACGGTTTGCGGGTGGTGGCGGTGTACCTCGTGGTGCTGTTCCACTCTGGTAGCGAGCGGTTCTCGGCTGGCTACGTCGGCGTCGACGTGTTTTTCGTGCTGTCGGGGTTCTTGGTGACCCAGCTGTTGCTTCGCGACCTGTCCTCGGACGGGTCGATCTCCTACCGCCGGTTCTATGCCCGCCGGTTTCGACGCTTGTTGCCGGCCGCATTCGTGGTTTTGGTGGCTTCGGCGATCGTCTACTCGGCGCTGGCTTCGCCCATCGAGGTGGCGGCCTCGAAAGGCGGGTTCCAGGCCGCCTTCCTGTACGTGACGAACTGGTATTTCATCCGCCAGGCCGGCGACTACTTCGCCGCTGATCCCGCCACCAACCCGGTGCTGCAGTTCTGGTCACTGGCCGTGGAAGAGCAGTTCTATCTGGCCTGGCCGCTGCTACTCGGAGGCCTCTGGCTGCTGGCGCGCCGATTCGACGTCCGCCGGTGGCAGGTCCTGCGCGGCGTGGTGGCGGTTGGCGCACTGGCGTCCTTGCTCTGGGCCTGGTCGCTGCGGTCATCGGACCCATCCCGGGCCTACTACGGCACCGACGCCCGCGCCTACCAGCTCATGGCGGGCGCGCTCATCGCGCTGACGCCCGCACTGGTGACGCGCTTGGCGGGCTTCGCCCGGCCCGCCCGCTGGGTGGGCCTGGCCTCGATCGTGACGATCGGCATCGTCGCCTCGAGTTGGATCTCGCTCGACGCGATCGGGCGCGGGGCCTTGGTCACCCTGGCCACGGCACTGGCCATCGTGGCCCTCGAGGTCGCCGACGGCGGGGTGGCCCAACGGGTGCTCTCCCTTGCACCGATCGTCTACCTCGGGAGGATCTCCTACGGCATCTACCTCTGGCACTGGCCCGTGATCCTGGTACTGGCTCGATCGTTCGACCTGAGCGTGATGTCCACGATCGCGTTCACCACCGTGGTGGCAACGGCGCTGGCCTCGTTGAGCTTCGAGATCCTGGAGCGGCCCGTGCGCTTCTCGGCCGTATTGGACCGCTTCCGAACTCCCGTGATCGTCGGTGGACTCGCCCTCAGCGCGGTGTCCGCGCTCATCATCATCCCCGCCGTGCTCGATCCGTCCCGGACCACCTCGGTTGCCGCGGTCGCCGGGCCCCGGATCCCCACGACCAGCTTCAGCGCCGTCCCCGCCGACCTCGACTTCGCCGCCCTCAAGGCCGACTTCCCGCCGCAGTCGGCCTGCTACCAACAGTCCCCCGATGTCTGCACCCTTCGGGTGGGGTCCGGACCCCACATCGCTCTCATCGGTGATAGCCACGCCCAGATGGTGATCCCGACCCTCACCGCGATGGCCGACCGCTACGACCTCACGCTATCGGTGTCGGTGCAATTCGTCTGCCCCTGGCAGCGCGACCTCTACGCCGTCACGCTCGTCAATCCGAACCAACGCCTCAAGGAATGCCAGAAGGCCAAGGATGACCTCTACGACCGAGTGATCCCGGCCCTCGACCCCGACGTGATCGTCGTGATGAACCGCGGCTACGAGGTACCGAATCAGGAACCCCAATATCGTGGCCCGGACGGACAGCCGCTCGCGGCTAGCGCACCGGAGTTCGATGACTGGCTCGAGCAGACCACGACCGACTCTCTCGCCGAACTGGGCGCCGGGGGACGCAAGGTCGTGATGCTCGAACCCATCCCGTACGGCGTGCTCAACCCGCTCACCTGCCTCTCCGAAGCCGTGAGCGTGGCGGAGTGCCGCTACGTCGTAGATCCCACCCCGACGAGCGTCGAGCGCCTCTATCGTCGTCTCGATGCAGACGACGATCAGGTCTGGTCCGTCGATCTCGATCGCTTGGTGTGCCCCTACCTGCCGATCTGTGATCCCATCGTCGATGAACTCGTGGTGAAGGCCGATTGGACTCACCTCACGAGCACCTTTGCCAGAGCGCTCGCCCCCGCGATCGAGTCGTACTTCGCGGCCAACGGGATCACACCGCCCTGA